The Bradyrhizobium guangxiense genomic sequence GCTGTGGCGCGACCGGCTCGATGCGCGCGGGGCGGCCCAGGCGCTCGCCATCGTGCAGCGGCACCAATTGCCGGAGCTGTTGGCACGGGTGCTGGCGGGCCGCGGGGTCGACATCGACGCCGTGCCCGACTTCCTCGATCCGACCATCCGCAAGCTGTTGCCGGATCCGTTCACGGTGACGGAGATGGAGGCCGCCGCCAGGCGGATCGCGGATGCGGCGGCGAAGGGCGAGAAGGTTGCGATCTTCGGCGACTACGACGTCGACGGCGCGACCTCGGCGGCACTGCTGGCCTGGCACCTGCGGCATTGCGGGCTGGATCCGTTGATCCACATTCCCGACCGCATTTTCGAGGGCTACGGTCCCAACGTGGAAGCTGTGCGTGGGCTGGCGGCAAAGGGCGCCACGTTGCTCGTCACCGTCGATTGCGGCACCACCAGCATCGAGCCGCTCGCTGAGGCCAGACGCCTCGGCATGTCCGTGGTGGTGATCGACCACCACCAATGCGGCCTCGATCTCCCCGAGGTGGATGCGCTGGTCAATCCGAACCGGCCGGACGATCTCTCCGGCCTTGGCCATCTCGCCGCTGTCGGCCTCGTGCTGGTGACGCTGGTTGCCGTCAACCGCGAGCTGCGCCAGCGCGGCTTCTGGCGTGCGGAGATGCTTGAGCCGGATCTGCTCGGCATGCTGCATCACGTCGCGCTGGGCACGGTCGCCGACGTGGCGCCCTTGATCGGCCTCAACCGTGCCTTCGTCGCGAAGGGGCTGATCGCGATGCGGCGGCGCGACCATGTCGGCCATACCGCGCTGATGGACGTGGCGCGGCTCAACGGGCCGCCGGAGGCCTGGCATCTCGGCTTCATGCTGGGGCCCCGCATCAATGCCGGCGGCCGCATCGGCCGCGCCGATCTCGGCGTGCGGCTGCTGCTCGAAGGCGACAGCGTCGAGGCGGCGCGGATCGCCGCCGAGCTCGACCGCCTCAACAGCGAGCGTCGCGTCATCGAGCAGGCCGCCGAAGCGCAGGCCGAAGCCGAGGCGCTGGCCTCGATCGGGCTGGAGGACAAGCTCGGCGTCATCGTGACGGCCTCCGAGGGCTGGCATCCCGGCGTGGTCGGCCTCGTGGCCTCCCGGCTGAAGGAAAAGTTTTCGCGGCCCGCCTTCGCCATCGCGCTGGAGCCGGGCGGCATCGGCACCGGCTCCGGCCGCTCGATTGCCGGTGTCGATCTCGGCAAGGCGGTGCGGCAGGCGGTCGCCGAGGGCATCCTGCTGAAAGGTGGCGGGCACGCAATGGCCGCGGGCGTGACGTTGCGGAAAGAGAAGCTCGCCGAGTTTCGTGCCTATCTCGAAAATGCGCTGGCGCAGGACGTCGCCGAGGCACGCCATGTCAACGAGCTCTATATCGATGGCGCCGTGTCCGCGCGCGCGGTGACGGCGGAGCTTGCGGCGACGCTCAACCGCGCAGGTCCTTTCGGCAGCGGCAATCCGGAGCCGGTGCTGGCGCTGCCGGCGCATCAGCTCGTGTTTGCCGACGAGGTCGGCCAGGCGCATCTGCGCCTGCGCTTCAAGTCGGGCGACGGCGCAATTGTCAACGGCATCGCATTCCGGTCGGTCGGCCAGAAGCTCGGCAATGCGCTCCTCGCCAATCGCGGCCAGCAACTGCATGTCGCCGGCTCGCTCTCGGTCGACCGCTACCAGGGCGCCGAGCGCGTGCAATTCCGCGTCATCGACATCGCGCTACCGGACCAGGGGCCATCCGTGATCAGATAACGCAAGATCGCCAGCGACCAACGCGGTACGCATTTGCGCGGAGATCATGCGTACAAGATAACGGCCGCAAACAACAAAAAAGGGAGTGAACATGGCAGGGCAGGTTGAGGGCAAGGTCGTGTTGGTGACGGGCGGTGCCTCCGGTATTGGCGAGGCCATCGTCGAATTGTTTGCGCGCGAAGGCGCGACGGTCATCGCAACCGACATCGACGAGCTGCGCGGCCCCGAGCTCGCCAAGCGCGTTGCAAAAGCCGGCGGCAAGGCGATCTTTCTGGAGCAGGACGTCACCAGCGAGGAGCGCTGGATCGAGATCGTCGCCGAGATCGGCAAACGCTACGGCCGGCTCGATGTGCTCGTCTCCAACGCCGGCATCGGCATTTCTGTGCCATCGATCGTCGACATGACGCTCGCTGACTGGCGCAAGCAGAACGCGATCAATCTCGACGGGGTGTTTCTCTCGGTCAAGCATTGCCTGCCCCTGATGCGCAAGACCGGCGGCGGCTCGATCGTGATGATGTCCTCGCTCGCGGGGCTGCGCGGCTCGCCGGGCCTGTCGGCCTATTCGCTGACCAAAGGCGGCGTACGGCTGTTCGCCAAGTCGATCGCGATGGAGTGTGCTGCGGCAGGCGACGGCATCCGCGTCAACTCCGTGCATCCCGGCATCATCGACACCCCGATCTGGGGCAAGATCCCGACCGGGGCGACCGGCGCCGGCCAGAACGCGCCGATCGACCCGGAGGAGCGGGCCAAGGTCGTAACGCCGCTCGGCCGCGCCGGGCAGGCCGCGGAGATCGCCTCCGGCGTGCTGTATCTAGCCTCCGACGCTTCGCGCTACGTCACCGGCAGCGAGCTCGTGATCGACGGCGGCATGAACGCAGGAGGCGTGCCGCGGCGGGCCTGAGCCGTGCAGGGCAGGGTGGCACGCGCAGGGGCTGACGCGCAGGCGCAGCCCCTGTACAACGCGAAGAGCTCCCGACCGACAGAGGTGTCCTCCGCCATGGCGCACAGCCTTCACGCTTCCTCACCCGCGCCCTTTCGCTCCAACCGCCCGGACCTTGCGACCGATGCGATCCGCGCCGCGCGCGAGGATCTGGCCGCCTGCTTCCGCATGGCCGCGCGTAACGGCTTTGAAGAGGGCATCTGTAACCATTTCTCGGCCGTCGTGCCCGGCCACGACGATCTGTTTCTCGTCAACCCCTACGGCTACGCCTTTCGCGAGCTGACCGCGTCGAAGCTGCTGATCTGCGATTTCCATGGCAACGTCCTCGACGGCGAGGGCGTGCCCGAGGCGACTGCCTTCTACATCCATGCCGAGATGCACAGGCTGCTGCCGCGCGCCAAGGTCGCCTTTCACACCCACATGCCCTATGCGACGGCGCTGTCGATGACCGAAGGCGATCCCCTGATCTGGGCCGGCCAGACCGCGCTGAAATTCTATGGCCGCACGGCGGTCGACCGCGACTATAACGGCCTCGCGCTCGACAACCGCGAAGGCGCCCGCATCGCCTCGGCCGTGGGTGATGCCGATATCGTGTTCATGAAGCACCACGGCGTAATGGTGCTGGCACCGACCATCGCGGAGGCCTGGGACGATCTCTACTATCTCGAACGCGCCGCCGAGGTGCAGGTGCTGGCGATGTCGACGGGACGAAAAGTGCTGCCGGTCGATCCGGCCGTTGCGGCAGAGACCTACAGGCAGATGCGCGAGGGCGATTCCGAATCCGCCCGGCTCCATCTCGCTGCGATCCGCAGACAGCTCGATGCGGAGGAGCCGCAGTATAGGCATTGAGGCAAGCTGTAGGAGAGGGGGGCGGCCTACGATCCCTGCCGCAGCTTCGCCAGCACTTTCAGCCCGCCATAGCCGTCCGCCGGCGTGATGCCTGCGCGCTGCTGGAAATCCCTGACCGCCTTCATGGTGTCGTTGCCGACGCGGCCGTCGGTGCCGCCGGTGTCGAAGCCGGCCTTGGTCAGGCGTGTCTGCATCTCCTGCACCTCGGCCAGCGTCAACGCCCGCTCGGAGCCGGGGAAGGGCTGGATGAAGGGCGGTGCGCCGAGGCAGCGGTCGCCCAGATGGCAGATCGCGAGCGCATAGTTCATTGAAGGGTTGTAGCTCTTCACCGAATAGAAGTTCGGTCCAAGCAGGAACGTCGGCCCGCCCGCGACCGGCGTCCACATCTGCGCGGATGCGTTGGGCTGCGGGAAGGGCTGGCCGTCGGCGCGGGTGCCGCCGGCCGCCTGCCACGCCGCATAGGTGCGGCTGCCGCTCATGTTATCTGCCGCGCGCACCTCATAACCCCAATGCTCGCCGCGGTGCCATTTGCCGCGATTGACGAGGTATTTTGCGGTCGAGCCCAGCGCGTCGTCGGGCTTGCCGAATGGCGAGACCTTGCCATCGCCGTCATAGTCGATGCCGACATTGAGCCAGACCTCCGGCATCCATTGCGAGTGCCCCATCGCACCGGCCCATGAGCCCTGCATCTGCTCCGGCGTGCTCCAGCCCTTGTCGACGATACGTAGCGCGTTGATCAGCTCGGTCTCCCAATAGGCCTTGCGGCGGGGGTCGTTCCAGGCAAGCGCGGCGAGCGAGGGAAACACCGGCGTCATGTGGTTCTGCTGCACCAGGGGATCGCCATAGGCGGACTCGACGCCCCACAGCGCCAGCAGCGTGCCGCGCTCGACGCCGAAATCGCGCTCGATGCGTGCAAACAGCGCCTCGTTGTTCTTCAGCGCGATCTTGCCGTTGATGATGCGCCAGTCGGAGACGCGGCGGTTGATGTATTGCCACACCTGCTCGTGGAATTCGGGCTGGTTTCGCATCTGCTTGAACACGCTCATGTCGGGCTCGACCCGCCCCATCGCGCGCTGCCATGTCGCGGCCGAAATGCCCTTGGCCATTGCACGAGCGCGAAAAGCCTCGCGCCATTCGTCAAAGCCTGGAGGCGAAGCGAAAACATCGGCGGGCGCAGCGAGCAGGGCTGCCACGCCGAGCGCGGATTTCAGCAGATTGCGGCGGGCGTGATCAATCGAGGAATCAGCGTGCTTCATGGCGCCATTCTAGCGGGAAACAGAGCTCCTGTGAGCCGGTTCCTGGAACGTCCGGAACAGGCATTCGCCCGGAACAAATGGTCGCAGTCTTGCATTCCCTCCGCAGGACACTGAGGAGCACACGATGAGGAAGTATCTGTTTGCCGTTGCCATGGTCACCGCCATTGCGGTCCCTGCGCTTGCCGATGAAGTCGGCGTTCACGTCGGCCCGGTCGGTGCCGGCGTGACGGTTGGCCAGTCGCCGGATTATCGCGTTCGGGAACGTGATCGCACGACGGTCATCAAGGAGCGCGAGCCGTCGAACCGCACCACTGTTATCAAGAAGGAAGATGAATTCGGCAATCGCAGCAAGACCGTGATTCATCACGACAACGACTGACGGAATCGGCCCCGGCCTGAGCGCCGGGGCCAGTTCTGTTCATCAAGAATTCGGGGTGGAATGAAGATACGCACGCATGCCGAGAGCCATGTCGTCGAGCTCGACGACGGATCGCAATGGCAGATCTTTCCTGGCGATCTCGCGACCACGCTGAGCTGGAAGCCCGAAACCGATTTACATCTTGAGCAGAGCGGCGATCGGATGGGTTCGCACGTGCTGGTGAATGCCACCGACCAAAGCCGCGTGCGGGTGATCGCGGTGGGCGATGTCTGGCACGATGGCGAGGTCAAGAAAACGTTGAAGGGCGGATAGGGCCAGCCGCAGCCGGACGCTGGTCGGTCAATCCTCCTGTAGATCAGCCGCGATTCCGGCGAGCCAACGCCGGATCGCGGTTTCTGTCTTGCTGTCCAGCCCCCGCGCGAGGCGCTTCTCGAGCGCGATCACCCGTTCCCGGCACGCCTTCAGGAGCGTCGCGCCGCGCGGCGTCAGGGTCCATTGCTGGATGCGACCGTGAATGGGATGGGGCGTCATCACGATCGCGCCGTCACGTTCGAGATTGCGGATGATGACGCCGACGGTCTGCGGGGTGAGGAAGGTGAGACGGGCGACGTCTGCGCCGGACAGGCCCGGATAGGCATTCAGCATCGTCAGCACGGCGAATTGCGGCGACGTCACGCCGAGATCGGCGAGTGTTCGTTCCATCGTCAGCCGGACCGCGGCATGAGCCTGCCGCAGCAGATAACCGAGATAGCCTTGCTCGCCGCGCTTGCCTTCGCCGGGGGCGGGCACGCGAACGGCACCATCCTCGGCTGCCGCCGGCGGCTTCCGCACCGTTTTCGATCTCGTGATGTTGTCGGACTTGCGCATCATGTAAGTGCTCTTATAAGATATAAGTACTCTTACAATAAGACGAGGTGAACGGCAATGTCACACGCCCGCAGCGAATACGAGGATTTCAAGCGGATCGCCCCCGATGCGTATGACGTGGTGCTTGCGCTGGGCCAGCTTGCGGCCAAGGCCGGCCTCGACAAGCAACTTCTCGAGCTCGTCAAGCTGCGCGCCTCGCAGATCAATGGCTGCGCCTTCTGTGTGCAGCATCACATTCTCCTCTCCGAACGCATCGGCGTGCCCGTGGACAAGCTCAATTTGGTCGCGGTCTGGCGCGAGGCGCCGATCTTTTCACCGCGCGAGCGCGCCGCGCTGGCCTGGGCCGAGGCGCTGACCCTCCTGCCGGACGGCATCGGCGAGGAGGTTTACGCCGAAGCCGTCCGCGAATTCTCCGAGACCGAGCTGATGTACCTGACCTCGGCGGTCGCCTCGATCAATGTCTGGAACCGTTTTGGTGCCGCATTCCGCTGGACGCCGGCGCCGCGGCCGGTGACCGCGAACGCTGCGGCATCCTGATCGGCGCGCGAGGAGGTCACGATGACAGCCATGAGTTTGTCTGCAGTGCCGCATCCGGCGCTGTCACGTTCGACGGCGTTTGCGGTCATCGCAGGGCTGGCCTGCGCGCTGGCGATCGGCAAGACGCTCCCGGTCACGATGGACGCCGTCTCGGGCGCACTGGCGCCGCTCTGCGCCTCCGCTGCGGATGGCTCGTCGCTCGACAAGGTCGAGCCGATCGGCTCCTACGCACTGCCCAACGTCCCGGGCAAGCGCGTCACCATCGTGCGCGTGTCCTACGGTCCCGGCGGGTTCTCGCGGCCGCATCGTCACGCAGGCTCGGTGACCGCCTACATCACCAAGGGCGAGATCCGCTCTCAGCTCGGCGGCGGCCCAGTCGAGACATTCGGCGTCGGCCAATCCTTCTTCGAGCCGCCAGGCTCGACCCATCTGGTGTCGGCCAATGCGAGCGCGACAGAGCCGGCCGAATTGATCGCGGTCTTCGTCGCGGACGAGGGCGCGCAACTGACGACGTTCCTTGAATGATCGGTAGCCTTCAGGCCTGCCGCGATCGTCTCAGCCGCTTCCATGCCGGTGCGAGACCGTATTCGACTGCCGGAATCGCAAGTGCGCCGACAAGCAGTCCAAGCACGCCTGAAATGGCTGCCTCGACCGACCATTCAATGATGCCGGCTACGGACGGAATTGCGTGCGCGGCAGACTCGGTTGCGGCATGGACCATGCGGCCGATCATCGGCGGGCCGTATTTTTCGATGCCGTGCAGAATGATGCCGCCGCCGACCCAGATCATGGCAGCGGTGCCGATGGTGCTCAGCACCGACAAGAAGGTGGGCATGCCGCGGACGAGCGCGCGTCCGAGCAGGCGGATCGCCCCGCCAATGACCGAGCCGCCGTCGTAGCGCGCAAAGGCCATGCCGACATCATCCGCCTTCACGATCAGGGCCACCACGCCGTAGACCCCGACTGTGATACCAAAGCCGACCAGCGCCAGCACCAGTGCCTGCGTCCAGATGCTGCCGGCCGGGATGGCAGCCAGCGTGATCGCCATGATCTCCGCCGACAGGATGAAATCCGTCTTGATGGCGCTCGCGACCTTCTCGTCCTCGACCGATCCGGCATTCAACGCGATCGGTTCGAGTTGAGCTTCGTGGTCGTGCGCATGATGAGGCATCACCGCTTCGAGCACCTTCTCGGCCCCCTCATAGCAGAGAAAGGCGCCGCCCAGCATGAGCAGCGGCGTGACCGCGGCGGGAAGGAAATAACCAAGCAACAGGGCGATCGGCAGCAGGATCAGCAATTTGTTGCGCAGCGATCCGGCCGCGATCTTGCCGACGATCGGCAGCTCGCGCTTGGAGGCAAAGCCAATGACGTAGTTCGGCGTGACGGCTGCATCGTCGATGACCACGCCAGCTGCCTTTGTGCCCGCTTTGGCGGCCTGGCCAGCCACATCGTCGAGCGAGGCTGCTGCCATCTTTGCAATCGCCGCGATGTCGTCGAGAAGACCGATCAGTCCGACGCTCATCAAACCTATTCCTTCTTCGTTCGAGCCGGCGGCACGGGCGACAGCATGTTCTTGCGCCAGCTGGCATTGGAACGAGGACGTCCTTAGTTCTCCTCGCCGCTCGATCCCTCGCGCAG encodes the following:
- the recJ gene encoding single-stranded-DNA-specific exonuclease RecJ, with the protein product MTPPASALPVEAPQAFLGVARSLTDKLWRDRLDARGAAQALAIVQRHQLPELLARVLAGRGVDIDAVPDFLDPTIRKLLPDPFTVTEMEAAARRIADAAAKGEKVAIFGDYDVDGATSAALLAWHLRHCGLDPLIHIPDRIFEGYGPNVEAVRGLAAKGATLLVTVDCGTTSIEPLAEARRLGMSVVVIDHHQCGLDLPEVDALVNPNRPDDLSGLGHLAAVGLVLVTLVAVNRELRQRGFWRAEMLEPDLLGMLHHVALGTVADVAPLIGLNRAFVAKGLIAMRRRDHVGHTALMDVARLNGPPEAWHLGFMLGPRINAGGRIGRADLGVRLLLEGDSVEAARIAAELDRLNSERRVIEQAAEAQAEAEALASIGLEDKLGVIVTASEGWHPGVVGLVASRLKEKFSRPAFAIALEPGGIGTGSGRSIAGVDLGKAVRQAVAEGILLKGGGHAMAAGVTLRKEKLAEFRAYLENALAQDVAEARHVNELYIDGAVSARAVTAELAATLNRAGPFGSGNPEPVLALPAHQLVFADEVGQAHLRLRFKSGDGAIVNGIAFRSVGQKLGNALLANRGQQLHVAGSLSVDRYQGAERVQFRVIDIALPDQGPSVIR
- a CDS encoding SDR family NAD(P)-dependent oxidoreductase, with amino-acid sequence MAGQVEGKVVLVTGGASGIGEAIVELFAREGATVIATDIDELRGPELAKRVAKAGGKAIFLEQDVTSEERWIEIVAEIGKRYGRLDVLVSNAGIGISVPSIVDMTLADWRKQNAINLDGVFLSVKHCLPLMRKTGGGSIVMMSSLAGLRGSPGLSAYSLTKGGVRLFAKSIAMECAAAGDGIRVNSVHPGIIDTPIWGKIPTGATGAGQNAPIDPEERAKVVTPLGRAGQAAEIASGVLYLASDASRYVTGSELVIDGGMNAGGVPRRA
- a CDS encoding aldolase — encoded protein: MAHSLHASSPAPFRSNRPDLATDAIRAAREDLAACFRMAARNGFEEGICNHFSAVVPGHDDLFLVNPYGYAFRELTASKLLICDFHGNVLDGEGVPEATAFYIHAEMHRLLPRAKVAFHTHMPYATALSMTEGDPLIWAGQTALKFYGRTAVDRDYNGLALDNREGARIASAVGDADIVFMKHHGVMVLAPTIAEAWDDLYYLERAAEVQVLAMSTGRKVLPVDPAVAAETYRQMREGDSESARLHLAAIRRQLDAEEPQYRH
- a CDS encoding lytic murein transglycosylase, whose translation is MKHADSSIDHARRNLLKSALGVAALLAAPADVFASPPGFDEWREAFRARAMAKGISAATWQRAMGRVEPDMSVFKQMRNQPEFHEQVWQYINRRVSDWRIINGKIALKNNEALFARIERDFGVERGTLLALWGVESAYGDPLVQQNHMTPVFPSLAALAWNDPRRKAYWETELINALRIVDKGWSTPEQMQGSWAGAMGHSQWMPEVWLNVGIDYDGDGKVSPFGKPDDALGSTAKYLVNRGKWHRGEHWGYEVRAADNMSGSRTYAAWQAAGGTRADGQPFPQPNASAQMWTPVAGGPTFLLGPNFYSVKSYNPSMNYALAICHLGDRCLGAPPFIQPFPGSERALTLAEVQEMQTRLTKAGFDTGGTDGRVGNDTMKAVRDFQQRAGITPADGYGGLKVLAKLRQGS
- a CDS encoding MarR family winged helix-turn-helix transcriptional regulator; protein product: MMRKSDNITRSKTVRKPPAAAEDGAVRVPAPGEGKRGEQGYLGYLLRQAHAAVRLTMERTLADLGVTSPQFAVLTMLNAYPGLSGADVARLTFLTPQTVGVIIRNLERDGAIVMTPHPIHGRIQQWTLTPRGATLLKACRERVIALEKRLARGLDSKTETAIRRWLAGIAADLQED
- a CDS encoding carboxymuconolactone decarboxylase family protein, giving the protein MSHARSEYEDFKRIAPDAYDVVLALGQLAAKAGLDKQLLELVKLRASQINGCAFCVQHHILLSERIGVPVDKLNLVAVWREAPIFSPRERAALAWAEALTLLPDGIGEEVYAEAVREFSETELMYLTSAVASINVWNRFGAAFRWTPAPRPVTANAAAS
- a CDS encoding cupin domain-containing protein, which translates into the protein MTAMSLSAVPHPALSRSTAFAVIAGLACALAIGKTLPVTMDAVSGALAPLCASAADGSSLDKVEPIGSYALPNVPGKRVTIVRVSYGPGGFSRPHRHAGSVTAYITKGEIRSQLGGGPVETFGVGQSFFEPPGSTHLVSANASATEPAELIAVFVADEGAQLTTFLE
- a CDS encoding DUF808 domain-containing protein produces the protein MSVGLIGLLDDIAAIAKMAAASLDDVAGQAAKAGTKAAGVVIDDAAVTPNYVIGFASKRELPIVGKIAAGSLRNKLLILLPIALLLGYFLPAAVTPLLMLGGAFLCYEGAEKVLEAVMPHHAHDHEAQLEPIALNAGSVEDEKVASAIKTDFILSAEIMAITLAAIPAGSIWTQALVLALVGFGITVGVYGVVALIVKADDVGMAFARYDGGSVIGGAIRLLGRALVRGMPTFLSVLSTIGTAAMIWVGGGIILHGIEKYGPPMIGRMVHAATESAAHAIPSVAGIIEWSVEAAISGVLGLLVGALAIPAVEYGLAPAWKRLRRSRQA